In one Neobacillus sp. WH10 genomic region, the following are encoded:
- a CDS encoding acyl-CoA thioesterase gives MEAKTCNESRVVRTSRIFPNDVNNHNTLFGGKLLSDIDMVASISATRHSRTECVTASIDSVDFLSPITPKDSVCIETFVTSTGTSSMEIFVKVIAEKLISGDRKIAATAFLTFVALDKNGKPSKVPSIIPETEEEKKLHETSGERAEKRKKHRKSSKELASVFTTHKPWE, from the coding sequence ATGGAAGCAAAAACGTGTAATGAATCAAGAGTCGTAAGGACGAGCAGGATTTTTCCGAATGACGTTAATAACCATAATACCTTGTTTGGCGGGAAGTTACTTAGTGATATTGATATGGTTGCCTCTATATCTGCAACAAGACATTCCAGGACTGAATGCGTAACTGCATCTATTGATTCTGTCGATTTCCTAAGCCCGATTACACCGAAGGATTCGGTTTGTATTGAAACCTTTGTCACATCTACTGGAACGTCTTCAATGGAGATTTTCGTCAAGGTCATTGCAGAAAAGCTAATTTCTGGTGACCGAAAAATTGCCGCCACCGCCTTCTTGACGTTTGTCGCGTTAGATAAAAATGGAAAGCCATCAAAAGTCCCAAGCATTATCCCTGAAACTGAAGAAGAAAAGAAGCTTCATGAAACCAGCGGAGAAAGAGCGGAGAAGCGGAAAAAGCATCGGAAAAGCAGTAAAGAACTGGCAAGTGTTTTTACTACCCATAAACCATGGGAATAA
- a CDS encoding type II secretion system F family protein, whose protein sequence is MGIALKIIAIFLISSSLVYLILKGYIYKKKLNKRIIEFLPLLQVDDAESKQKSTPFFKQFFMSVATVFKDVQFSGSTEKLLLEAGSERRPEEFLALRLLSSVGIGLITILFGLSWYICAISIIIGYFIPKYHLKRKRKKRLNLLSYQLIEVLGIMANSLRAGFSFMQAMQLVGKEVPDPLGPEFDRVVRQTGLGIPLEEIFEELVDRLPNKELEVVVRAILAQRKSGGNLAELLETMEETIRGRVRILEELNTLTSQGRLSAWIITLLPIGLGLYLAFVTGDYFQPMLDHPLGWTLLFVSIVSNIIGWLFIQKIIKIEV, encoded by the coding sequence ATGGGGATAGCATTAAAAATAATAGCTATTTTCTTGATTTCTAGTAGTTTAGTATATCTTATCTTAAAAGGATATATATATAAGAAAAAATTAAATAAACGAATTATTGAATTTTTACCCTTGCTTCAAGTAGATGACGCAGAAAGTAAGCAAAAAAGTACTCCATTTTTTAAGCAATTTTTTATGTCAGTTGCGACTGTTTTTAAGGATGTCCAATTTAGTGGATCTACAGAGAAATTATTACTAGAAGCCGGAAGTGAACGAAGGCCGGAAGAGTTCTTGGCTTTAAGACTACTTTCATCTGTTGGAATAGGTCTGATAACAATATTATTTGGACTATCATGGTATATATGTGCAATTAGTATCATTATCGGATATTTCATTCCAAAATATCATTTAAAAAGAAAAAGAAAAAAACGGTTAAATCTCTTATCTTATCAGTTAATTGAAGTATTAGGGATAATGGCGAATTCCTTAAGGGCGGGCTTTAGTTTTATGCAAGCAATGCAGCTAGTTGGTAAAGAAGTACCCGATCCACTTGGTCCTGAATTTGACCGGGTTGTCAGACAGACAGGATTAGGAATTCCATTAGAAGAGATTTTTGAAGAATTAGTTGACAGATTGCCTAACAAGGAACTTGAGGTAGTGGTTAGGGCAATATTGGCGCAAAGAAAAAGTGGTGGAAACCTGGCTGAATTACTTGAAACAATGGAAGAGACTATTAGAGGCAGGGTCAGAATTCTAGAAGAATTGAATACCCTAACTTCACAGGGAAGATTGTCGGCATGGATCATTACTTTGCTTCCAATTGGGCTTGGGCTATACCTCGCATTTGTGACAGGGGATTATTTTCAGCCTATGCTTGATCATCCGTTGGGATGGACCTTACTTTTTGTTAGCATTGTTTCAAATATTATTGGATGGTTGTTTATTCAAAAGATTATCAAAATTGAGGTGTAG
- a CDS encoding amino acid ABC transporter substrate-binding protein, with protein sequence MKKLTVIFALLLSFMFVLSACGKDNNAVKDNKPAEKANQDLLKKVKDEGKLIIGTEGTYAPFTFHDANGKLTGFDVEVAEEVAKRLGVKAEFKETQWDAMFAGLDAKRFDMVANQVGIRPDRQKKYDFSDPYITSAAVLIASKDNDKVKSFADMKGLNSAQSLTSNYADIAKKNGANIVGVDGFQQAVELIAQKRVDVTVNDKIAYLDYTKQKPDAPIKIVATAEDVSSSGFMFRKKNDTLVDAVNKALKDMVDDGTYKKISEKWFGVDVLK encoded by the coding sequence ATGAAAAAACTAACAGTTATTTTTGCACTCTTACTAAGCTTTATGTTTGTTTTGTCTGCATGCGGTAAGGATAATAATGCCGTTAAAGACAACAAGCCTGCTGAAAAGGCTAATCAGGATTTATTGAAAAAAGTAAAAGACGAAGGAAAGCTTATCATTGGTACTGAAGGTACGTATGCTCCTTTTACGTTCCATGATGCGAATGGAAAGCTAACCGGATTTGATGTTGAGGTTGCAGAAGAAGTAGCCAAGCGTTTAGGCGTGAAGGCAGAGTTCAAGGAAACACAATGGGATGCGATGTTTGCTGGTCTTGATGCGAAGCGTTTTGATATGGTAGCTAATCAGGTTGGAATTCGTCCTGACCGCCAGAAAAAGTACGATTTCTCTGATCCTTATATTACCTCTGCTGCCGTGTTAATCGCCTCAAAAGATAATGATAAAGTAAAATCATTTGCGGACATGAAGGGATTAAATTCTGCTCAATCCTTGACGAGTAACTATGCAGATATTGCGAAAAAGAACGGCGCTAATATTGTCGGTGTAGATGGTTTCCAACAAGCAGTTGAACTGATTGCACAGAAACGTGTCGATGTAACTGTCAATGATAAAATTGCCTATTTAGATTATACAAAGCAAAAGCCAGATGCACCAATCAAAATTGTTGCAACTGCCGAGGATGTCTCATCTAGTGGATTTATGTTTAGGAAGAAAAATGACACACTTGTTGATGCAGTAAATAAAGCATTAAAAGACATGGTTGATGATGGCACTTACAAAAAAATCTCTGAGAAATGGTTTGGTGTAGATGTACTTAAATAG
- a CDS encoding AI-2E family transporter, which translates to MINKLLQSSGFKRIAIFVLIAIVLYAMRSMINLILLTFIFTFLMDRLVQFIEKKIPLNRRLIVIVSYACIVGLFSYGLVMYLPMIAGEITALIKQLTAFYTSKHDNIVLSYVMSRLEEIQISSYLEQGFTFLIKNITDISKITLQVLMALLLSLFCLLEKPRLIEFTKKFRTSKISSIYVEIEYFAHKFVGTFGKVIEAQLIIALVNCILTTISLWLLDFPQLGGLSIMIFVLGLIPVAGVIISLIPLVIIAYSIGGIMKVLYVGIAIAIIHGIETYILNPNLMSSKTNLPVFYTFIVLIFSEHFLGVWGLIIGIPIFVFLLDVLDVTDSKKVL; encoded by the coding sequence ATGATAAATAAACTTTTGCAGAGCAGCGGATTTAAAAGAATAGCAATTTTTGTATTGATTGCGATCGTTTTATATGCGATGAGATCAATGATCAATTTAATTTTACTCACGTTTATTTTTACTTTTTTAATGGATCGGTTAGTTCAATTTATTGAAAAGAAAATTCCCCTTAATCGCAGGTTGATTGTGATTGTATCATATGCCTGTATTGTCGGTTTGTTTTCTTACGGTTTAGTCATGTACCTGCCGATGATTGCTGGTGAAATTACCGCATTGATCAAACAGTTAACTGCTTTTTATACCTCGAAGCATGATAATATCGTCTTGAGTTATGTGATGAGCCGTTTAGAGGAAATTCAAATTTCCAGTTACCTTGAGCAGGGCTTTACCTTCTTAATTAAGAATATAACTGATATTAGCAAAATTACCTTGCAAGTGTTAATGGCGCTTTTGTTGAGCTTATTTTGCTTATTAGAAAAACCGCGCTTAATTGAATTTACAAAGAAATTTAGAACGAGCAAGATCTCATCCATCTACGTAGAAATTGAATATTTTGCACACAAATTCGTTGGAACGTTCGGTAAAGTAATTGAAGCACAATTAATAATTGCTTTGGTGAACTGTATTCTTACAACCATCTCCTTATGGCTGCTTGATTTCCCGCAGCTAGGCGGTTTATCGATTATGATTTTTGTTTTGGGATTAATCCCGGTTGCCGGTGTGATAATTTCATTAATCCCACTTGTGATTATTGCCTATAGTATTGGCGGCATAATGAAGGTTCTCTATGTCGGGATTGCGATTGCGATTATTCATGGCATTGAAACTTATATTTTAAATCCAAATTTAATGAGTTCAAAAACAAATCTTCCTGTCTTCTATACATTTATTGTCTTGATTTTCTCCGAGCACTTTTTGGGAGTGTGGGGTCTGATTATTGGAATACCTATATTTGTGTTCCTTTTGGATGTATTAGATGTGACGGATAGTAAAAAAGTATTGTGA
- a CDS encoding type II secretion system F family protein: MKDIFFFLLIAAFITFLLAGILFTIFQRRIAFDSRINMYFDEPISRQKEEQFTKRKESRLGTLFQNYWNKGTQWLNKKVSRTERKKLDMLLRDAGYPFKSAIDFRLFQLVLSAALTLPIILLIMPATDNKMLTGLYAIVMVILGLRFPVFYLGKKKTARIKEINKSMPDYFDTVNLLLEAGMGLDLALAEVSQKIKGPLSDEFQQALEDMKLGKSRREAFYELRKRVPSESLQSIITSIIQADQLGIGMTKVIGNLTIRIREQRREAAREQAMKAPVKMLFPMVLFILPSLFIIILGPFAIHLITKGLGG, translated from the coding sequence ATGAAGGATATCTTTTTCTTCCTGTTAATAGCAGCATTTATTACTTTCCTTCTTGCGGGAATATTGTTTACTATTTTTCAAAGGAGAATCGCATTTGATAGCCGTATAAACATGTATTTTGATGAACCAATTAGCAGGCAAAAAGAGGAGCAATTTACGAAAAGAAAAGAGAGTAGACTTGGAACCCTTTTTCAAAATTACTGGAATAAAGGAACACAATGGCTAAATAAGAAAGTGTCAAGAACTGAGAGGAAAAAATTAGACATGCTTCTTAGAGATGCGGGTTATCCATTCAAATCAGCAATTGATTTTAGATTATTCCAACTTGTACTAAGTGCTGCGTTAACTTTACCTATTATTCTTTTGATTATGCCTGCAACAGATAACAAAATGTTAACTGGGTTGTATGCTATAGTAATGGTAATTTTAGGTTTACGGTTTCCAGTGTTTTATCTTGGGAAAAAAAAGACGGCAAGAATTAAGGAAATAAATAAGTCAATGCCTGATTATTTTGATACTGTAAACCTTTTGTTAGAGGCAGGGATGGGACTTGATTTGGCTCTCGCAGAGGTGTCCCAAAAAATTAAAGGTCCCCTTTCAGATGAATTTCAACAAGCTTTAGAGGATATGAAACTAGGAAAGTCCAGAAGAGAGGCATTTTATGAGCTTCGAAAACGTGTTCCCTCGGAATCCTTACAAAGTATCATCACGTCGATCATTCAAGCAGATCAACTTGGCATTGGGATGACAAAAGTAATAGGTAATCTTACAATACGTATTCGTGAGCAGCGGCGTGAGGCAGCCCGGGAGCAGGCAATGAAAGCACCAGTAAAAATGTTATTTCCTATGGTTTTGTTTATCCTTCCTTCGTTATTTATTATCATACTAGGACCTTTTGCTATTCATTTAATAACAAAAGGTCTTGGCGGGTAG
- a CDS encoding serine hydrolase domain-containing protein, which translates to MRRTIYKWLLLVSSIFFGTAGCQNSINILKSKYNVSAHYENNQTENSIQKGIRKYLISHHVNGSIAIVKKNEIIFQEGVGFANRKRQIANQPSTAHPIASITKLMVATSIMQLQDQGKLTIQDSVSTFIPDFPNGKNIKLIHLLNHTSGIQAPRWDLGKKKPAAIVKRLNTTSIRFPAGTQWDYNDINYLVLGFIVEKVSGEPLHKYIQKNIFNKASMGNSGFISDMPPVYSTGYLKLGNQLIPAKRLNTNLLFGCGDIYSTVLDLCLFDEALMSGKLISKQSLKEMLTPGPKSNYGLGLYVLDSMVYSRGAVGGWESLHVYFKNKTSIAILLNVRDKGIDIHQVAKDVYKMMNEKHL; encoded by the coding sequence ATGAGAAGAACCATTTATAAATGGTTATTATTAGTTTCTTCTATTTTCTTCGGGACAGCAGGCTGCCAAAATAGTATAAACATACTCAAATCCAAATATAACGTTTCAGCACACTATGAAAATAATCAGACAGAAAACAGCATTCAAAAAGGAATAAGAAAATATTTAATTTCTCATCATGTAAATGGCAGTATTGCTATTGTAAAGAAGAATGAAATTATTTTTCAAGAGGGAGTGGGGTTTGCTAATAGGAAAAGGCAAATCGCAAACCAACCATCGACAGCACATCCGATTGCTTCAATTACGAAGCTGATGGTTGCGACAAGTATTATGCAGCTCCAGGATCAAGGGAAATTAACCATCCAAGATTCTGTGTCAACTTTCATACCAGACTTTCCAAATGGGAAGAACATCAAACTCATCCATTTATTAAACCACACCTCTGGAATCCAGGCTCCTCGTTGGGATTTAGGTAAAAAGAAGCCTGCAGCAATTGTGAAAAGGCTCAATACAACATCGATTAGGTTCCCTGCAGGTACTCAATGGGATTACAATGATATTAATTATTTGGTTCTTGGGTTTATAGTGGAAAAAGTGTCCGGGGAACCGCTCCATAAATACATTCAGAAAAATATATTCAACAAGGCTTCGATGGGGAATTCGGGTTTTATTTCGGATATGCCACCGGTTTATTCAACAGGCTATTTAAAACTTGGAAACCAATTGATACCGGCAAAGAGATTGAATACTAATTTGCTTTTTGGATGCGGTGATATTTATTCCACAGTTCTGGATTTATGTTTATTTGATGAAGCATTAATGAGTGGAAAGCTTATTTCTAAACAAAGTTTAAAGGAAATGCTGACTCCAGGACCGAAATCAAATTATGGTTTAGGACTTTATGTCTTAGATTCCATGGTCTATAGCAGGGGTGCCGTGGGGGGATGGGAATCGCTTCATGTTTATTTTAAAAATAAAACCTCAATTGCAATCCTCTTGAATGTTCGCGACAAAGGGATTGACATCCATCAGGTTGCCAAGGACGTTTATAAGATGATGAATGAAAAGCATTTATGA
- the nadE gene encoding ammonia-dependent NAD(+) synthetase has product MSLQAQIMKELNVTPNIQPKEEIRKRIDFLKNYLLKTKAKGYVLGISGGQDSTLAGRLAQLAVEELRNEGTEAMFVAVRLPYGVQQDEEDAKLSLAFIQADRETSFNIKAAVDEVQKEYDQSYEGGSISDYQKGNVKARMRMIAQYAVGGMEGLLVIGTDHAAEAVTGFYTKYGDGGADLLPLTGLTKRQGKALLKELRADERLYLKVPTADLLDQKPGQADETELGITYDELDDYLEGKSVSKEVAEKIEKRYIITVHKRQLPASMFDDWWK; this is encoded by the coding sequence ATGAGTTTACAAGCACAGATTATGAAGGAATTAAATGTTACGCCAAACATTCAACCAAAAGAAGAGATTCGAAAGCGGATTGATTTTTTAAAAAATTACCTGCTTAAAACAAAGGCAAAAGGCTATGTTTTAGGAATCAGCGGAGGCCAGGATTCGACACTTGCCGGACGTCTCGCCCAGCTGGCAGTCGAGGAACTGCGTAACGAAGGAACCGAAGCGATGTTTGTTGCTGTCCGTCTTCCATACGGAGTCCAACAGGATGAGGAAGATGCTAAGCTATCTTTAGCGTTTATCCAAGCTGATCGGGAAACGAGCTTTAATATCAAGGCAGCTGTTGATGAAGTGCAAAAAGAATATGACCAAAGTTATGAGGGCGGGTCGATAAGTGATTATCAAAAAGGTAATGTTAAGGCGAGAATGAGAATGATTGCTCAATATGCCGTCGGCGGCATGGAAGGGCTGCTTGTGATCGGTACAGATCATGCCGCAGAAGCGGTTACTGGTTTCTATACAAAGTATGGGGATGGCGGCGCAGACCTCCTTCCATTGACTGGCTTAACGAAACGGCAGGGCAAAGCCTTACTTAAAGAACTTAGAGCAGACGAACGACTTTACTTAAAGGTTCCAACTGCAGACCTGCTTGACCAGAAACCAGGTCAGGCAGATGAAACAGAGCTTGGGATAACCTATGATGAACTTGATGACTATCTTGAAGGGAAGTCTGTTTCTAAAGAAGTCGCAGAAAAGATTGAAAAGCGGTATATCATCACTGTACATAAACGGCAACTTCCTGCTAGTATGTTTGATGATTGGTGGAAATAA
- a CDS encoding amino acid permease: MGKTNKLGFWVLTALVVGNMVGSGIFMLPRSLSEAASPAGVIMAWLLTGFGVLMIALVFGNLAIRKPNLTGGPQIYAKELFKPGSQASILAGFMSSWGYWIGNLAGIVAVITTFAGYLSTFFPVLTSKTPWFTIGGFTLMVGNGLTFIVCTIMLWGIHLIIMRGMESAGKLNFVATAAKVIGFFLFIIIGLFAFEKSNILPFVAVRADEAGHALGIMSQVNNAAVNTLWAFIGIESAVVFAGRAKKQTDVKRATVLGLFIALAIYMGISTLVMGMLDQNTLIHSDKPMIDAIQSVLGPLSGKVLAGIGLISLFGSTIGWVMLSAEVPYQAAKQGIFLPAFLKENKKGLPSFSLLLTNGIGQLFIFSTVSKSISGAFDFIILIATLAYLVPYFISSIYQLKLVITGETYKSDRSRITDGIIALLSTIYSIWIIIAGTADIKTFIYGIILIASGSLFYGPLMKRNDKVKQKEALSA, from the coding sequence ATGGGGAAGACAAATAAATTAGGGTTTTGGGTATTAACGGCACTTGTGGTTGGAAATATGGTAGGTTCAGGGATATTCATGCTGCCAAGATCATTATCAGAGGCAGCTAGTCCGGCTGGGGTCATTATGGCATGGCTGTTAACCGGTTTCGGTGTTTTGATGATTGCCCTAGTATTTGGAAATTTAGCGATTCGCAAGCCAAACTTAACAGGCGGGCCGCAAATTTATGCCAAGGAGCTTTTTAAACCAGGTTCACAGGCATCAATTTTAGCGGGATTTATGTCGTCCTGGGGATACTGGATCGGAAATCTTGCTGGAATTGTGGCCGTTATTACAACCTTCGCCGGTTATTTATCAACTTTCTTTCCGGTTTTAACCAGCAAGACCCCATGGTTTACCATTGGCGGCTTTACCCTCATGGTTGGTAATGGACTAACTTTTATCGTTTGTACGATTATGTTATGGGGAATTCACTTAATCATTATGCGCGGGATGGAAAGTGCCGGGAAATTAAATTTTGTTGCTACAGCTGCAAAGGTCATCGGTTTTTTCTTGTTTATCATTATTGGATTGTTTGCCTTTGAAAAAAGCAATATCCTGCCATTTGTGGCAGTGAGGGCAGACGAGGCAGGACACGCCCTTGGAATAATGTCTCAAGTCAATAATGCAGCCGTAAACACATTGTGGGCGTTTATTGGCATCGAGTCAGCGGTTGTGTTTGCCGGCCGTGCTAAAAAACAGACGGATGTGAAACGGGCGACGGTTCTTGGTTTATTTATTGCCTTAGCCATATATATGGGGATTAGCACACTTGTGATGGGGATGTTAGATCAAAACACACTAATTCACTCTGACAAGCCCATGATTGACGCGATACAATCTGTTTTAGGACCGTTAAGCGGAAAAGTGTTAGCAGGAATCGGCTTAATCAGTTTATTTGGGTCAACGATTGGCTGGGTAATGCTAAGTGCAGAAGTTCCTTATCAAGCAGCAAAACAAGGGATATTTCTTCCTGCTTTTTTAAAAGAAAATAAAAAGGGGTTACCATCCTTTTCTCTTCTTTTGACAAATGGAATTGGTCAGTTATTTATTTTTTCAACGGTATCAAAGTCGATATCAGGTGCTTTCGATTTCATTATTCTGATAGCAACTCTAGCCTATTTAGTGCCTTACTTTATTTCATCCATTTATCAGCTTAAATTGGTTATTACCGGAGAAACGTATAAGAGTGATCGATCAAGAATTACAGATGGAATCATCGCTCTTCTTTCCACGATTTATTCCATTTGGATTATAATCGCTGGAACAGCGGACATAAAAACATTTATTTATGGAATAATCTTGATAGCAAGCGGGAGTCTTTTCTACGGTCCATTAATGAAAAGGAACGATAAAGTTAAACAAAAAGAGGCGTTATCAGCTTAA
- a CDS encoding polysaccharide deacetylase family protein, whose protein sequence is MGYLKSGWSRGIVIVIIAIGFLFAGIFVSNYFQAKAASEPSNHEKNENIKRVAAKSHTPESIDRNTKDLKLEKERMQKQQDKAISSRNKQDQEQETTTKDTAAAQNATQETGTPQTPEKESNATQPNQNNTQPEGNHKTVYLTFDDGPAAFSGEIIALLEQYHYKATFFMIDGNIRKYPDAVKLMVQNGETVGLHSVSHNPKVFYASVNSIISELTQNRNTLKEISGVDSYIMRTPYGSVPHMTVGYRQAVHDNGYLMWDWNIDSKDWYYKDARYVDSVIEQLNRLADHNGPIVILLHERQETLAHLPALLDYLSQHGFEGKAIDNTMTPVQFSAR, encoded by the coding sequence ATGGGGTATCTAAAAAGCGGATGGTCAAGAGGGATAGTAATTGTCATTATTGCGATAGGGTTCTTGTTTGCAGGGATATTTGTGAGCAATTATTTTCAGGCGAAGGCTGCAAGCGAACCTAGTAATCACGAAAAAAATGAAAATATTAAACGTGTAGCAGCTAAAAGCCATACACCAGAATCGATTGACAGGAACACAAAGGACTTAAAACTTGAAAAAGAACGGATGCAAAAACAGCAAGATAAAGCAATATCTTCGAGAAATAAACAAGATCAAGAACAAGAAACTACTACTAAGGATACTGCCGCGGCACAAAATGCCACTCAAGAAACAGGAACTCCTCAAACACCGGAAAAGGAATCCAATGCAACCCAGCCAAATCAAAATAATACGCAGCCAGAGGGGAACCATAAAACGGTATATCTAACATTTGATGACGGTCCCGCAGCTTTCTCCGGTGAGATTATTGCACTATTGGAACAGTATCATTATAAAGCGACTTTCTTTATGATTGACGGAAATATCCGGAAATACCCCGATGCGGTAAAGTTGATGGTTCAAAATGGAGAGACAGTTGGTCTTCACAGTGTGTCCCACAACCCGAAAGTTTTTTATGCATCAGTCAATTCTATTATCTCGGAATTAACACAAAACCGGAACACGTTAAAAGAAATATCCGGTGTTGATTCATATATTATGAGAACCCCATACGGCAGCGTTCCCCATATGACAGTGGGATATCGCCAAGCAGTTCATGATAATGGATATTTAATGTGGGATTGGAATATTGACAGCAAGGACTGGTATTATAAGGATGCACGCTACGTCGACAGCGTCATTGAGCAATTAAATAGATTAGCAGACCATAATGGGCCAATCGTGATACTTTTACACGAAAGACAGGAAACACTTGCCCATCTGCCAGCACTGCTTGACTATTTAAGTCAACATGGCTTTGAAGGTAAAGCAATTGACAATACCATGACACCGGTTCAATTTAGTGCAAGATAG
- a CDS encoding cation diffusion facilitator family transporter, producing the protein MGELLQLLKRGNKSAMLAAIINTIISIIKGVAFLYTGNVAMFAETMHSLGDAANQLFVFIGSALSKKAPTEKFPNGFGRLVNLVLLGAVLIVGIMAFETIKEGWHHVLHPTKSGGFMINIIVLAVSTILETFVLFKAMKEILHEIDVKASGPSVFAKSFANLGKAKPATKLVFMEDLVAASGGLLAIIAVVIAHFTNFHQLEGIASMLIGAMMFFVVGKVFLDNAAGVIGQADEEMENKIGVLVMEDPDVKDIQDITVIKEGEDLHVELEIEIDPGLTVAAADDIKDRLEEKIMAERGVVDVTIEIDEEDGVMTWQNRSESPAE; encoded by the coding sequence ATGGGAGAATTATTACAGCTTTTGAAACGCGGAAATAAGTCGGCCATGCTTGCCGCCATTATTAATACGATTATTTCGATTATTAAAGGTGTTGCCTTTTTGTATACTGGCAATGTTGCGATGTTTGCCGAAACGATGCATAGTCTCGGGGATGCAGCCAATCAGTTATTTGTGTTTATCGGATCAGCCTTAAGTAAAAAGGCGCCAACAGAAAAATTTCCGAATGGATTTGGCCGCTTAGTAAATTTAGTTCTTTTGGGCGCAGTGTTGATAGTCGGCATTATGGCGTTTGAAACCATTAAAGAAGGATGGCACCATGTTTTACATCCAACAAAGTCCGGCGGGTTTATGATTAATATTATTGTCCTAGCCGTTTCTACGATTCTTGAAACATTTGTCTTGTTTAAAGCAATGAAAGAAATTTTACATGAAATTGATGTAAAAGCAAGTGGTCCGAGTGTTTTTGCAAAAAGTTTTGCCAATTTAGGAAAAGCAAAACCAGCGACAAAGCTTGTGTTTATGGAAGACCTTGTGGCAGCTTCGGGCGGTTTGTTAGCGATTATAGCCGTTGTGATTGCCCACTTTACGAATTTCCACCAGTTAGAGGGGATTGCTTCGATGCTGATTGGTGCGATGATGTTTTTTGTGGTTGGGAAGGTCTTTTTAGACAATGCTGCGGGTGTAATTGGCCAGGCAGATGAGGAAATGGAAAACAAAATCGGGGTACTTGTTATGGAAGATCCTGATGTAAAGGACATCCAGGACATTACTGTCATTAAAGAGGGAGAAGACCTGCACGTTGAATTGGAAATTGAAATAGATCCAGGTTTAACTGTTGCTGCGGCTGATGATATTAAAGACCGTTTAGAGGAAAAAATTATGGCGGAAAGAGGGGTCGTCGATGTCACAATAGAGATAGATGAAGAGGATGGCGTGATGACATGGCAAAACCGCAGTGAATCACCAGCAGAATAG
- a CDS encoding helix-turn-helix transcriptional regulator → MDGSKLKGLRKDKGYSLTKLSKLTGISKSYLSLIERGIQRNPSLDILEKLAKTFAVEVDDFVKNNKAEEKHSVKSILKVEIELSEDQLNPQKLKQIKELINAINTE, encoded by the coding sequence ATGGATGGAAGTAAACTCAAAGGGTTACGAAAAGACAAGGGGTATTCGTTGACTAAGTTAAGTAAACTTACCGGTATTTCAAAGTCTTATTTAAGTCTAATCGAACGGGGCATCCAAAGGAATCCCAGTTTAGATATCTTAGAGAAACTTGCAAAGACGTTTGCAGTTGAAGTGGATGATTTTGTGAAAAATAATAAAGCTGAAGAGAAACATTCAGTTAAGAGCATTTTAAAAGTGGAAATTGAATTATCTGAGGATCAATTAAACCCTCAGAAATTAAAACAAATAAAAGAGTTAATAAATGCGATTAATACAGAATAA
- a CDS encoding DNA alkylation repair protein, translating to MTLDEIIWKLAELGTEQTKKTFINHGAQGSLFGVKVGDLKKLVKPVKKDQELALALYNTGNSDAMYLAGLSVNPKLMTKETLQDWVKHANWYMHAEYTVARAAAESSFALDLAREWMKSDVEMTAVAGWSTYANYLSITADEKLDLEEIRTLLQQVETTIHEEKNRVRYVMNGFVISVGAYVTALHEEAKKMAEKIGKVHVDVGNTACKVPLATEYIKKIELHDKIGVKKKTCIC from the coding sequence ATGACATTGGATGAAATCATATGGAAGCTTGCAGAGTTAGGGACGGAGCAAACGAAAAAAACGTTTATCAACCATGGTGCACAAGGATCCCTTTTCGGGGTAAAAGTTGGCGATTTAAAAAAGCTGGTGAAGCCGGTTAAAAAAGATCAAGAGTTAGCATTGGCGCTATACAATACTGGTAATTCCGATGCCATGTATTTAGCAGGACTTTCCGTCAACCCAAAATTGATGACGAAAGAAACGCTCCAAGATTGGGTTAAGCATGCTAACTGGTATATGCATGCCGAATATACAGTGGCAAGAGCCGCCGCTGAAAGCTCCTTTGCACTTGACCTTGCACGGGAATGGATGAAATCGGATGTAGAAATGACGGCCGTAGCCGGGTGGAGTACATATGCGAATTACTTATCGATTACAGCTGATGAAAAATTAGACCTAGAGGAAATTCGTACCCTTTTACAGCAAGTGGAAACCACCATTCACGAAGAAAAAAACCGTGTTCGTTATGTGATGAATGGCTTTGTAATCAGTGTTGGGGCCTATGTTACGGCATTGCATGAGGAAGCAAAAAAGATGGCTGAAAAGATTGGCAAGGTACATGTCGATGTCGGGAATACAGCTTGTAAAGTGCCTTTAGCAACCGAGTACATTAAAAAAATTGAGCTTCATGACAAGATTGGAGTTAAGAAGAAAACCTGTATTTGTTAA